DNA from Spirosoma oryzicola:
TCTTTTTGATGATTCCTATAAATTATTTCTTTCCGTTATGAACGCTCGTTCTGAAGCACTCCCCAGAAATCATTTCAACGGTTACTCATTGGAATGGGTTGTGACCGCCCTAACGACTAAGATTATAACACGCTCTGAAAAATCGAAATCCGAGATGGGCATCGGGCTCTTTTAGGTTATCGTCAGAAACTGGGGGAATAAAGTCAAGAATACAACGGTATCCTGAATACAAAAAAGTTTATAATAATTTCACGCCCGCTTCCTAACCTCTTAACGAACCAATTTACATGAAATCGCTTCCTGTTGCCGACTTGTCAATTATCCTGCTATACTTGATTAGTATGGTACTGGTTGGCGTTTATTTCTCCCGAAAGAATAAAAACGCTGATCAGTTTACGACAGCTTCGGGGAAAATACCGGGATGGGCCATTGGCATGTCGCTGTACGCTACCTTTTTAAGTAGTAACACTTTTTTAGGTGTACCGGGTAAAGCCTTCGGCGGTAATTGGAATGCCTTCGTATTTAGTTTGTCGATGCCTCTGGCAGCCTGGGTAGCCGCTAACTATTTTGTTCCTTTTTACCGCAGTACGGGTGAAGTGTCGGCGTATTCGCATCTTGAAAAGCGTTTTGGTGCGTGGGCGCGTACTTATGCAGTTATCTGTTTTTTGCTGACGCAACTGGCTCGGATGGGCTCAATCTTTTTTGGAATTGCGCTTAGTTTGCAGGCGCTGACGAGTTATTCCATGACATCCATTATGGTCGTGGTCGGTATCTGCATTATTATTTATACAGTTTTAGGGGGTATGGAAGCCGTTATCTGGACGGAAGTAGCCCAGGGTGTCATTAAGACGGTTGGCGCGCTCGTTATTCTTTATCTAGTAATTACGCATGTCGACGGAGGCATTCCGCGCATTCTATCGATGGGAACTGCCCATGATAAATTTAGCCTAGGAAGTTTCGCTCCTGATTTTACCACGTCTACGTTCTGGGTCGTTTTGCTGTACGGCTTTTTTATCAATCTAAACAATTTCGGGATGGACCAAAACTATGTTCAGCGGTACCATACCACAACATCCGTAACCGACGCAACGCGTTCGATCTGGCTTTGCGTATACCTGTATGTGCCGATATCGTTGGTGTTTTTCGTACTGGGAAGCTGCCTTTACACGTATTATCAGGTCCACCCGGAGTTAATGGATCAGGTTCGCTACCAGGTTGCCAGCGAGCGATTACCCAACCAGACTCCCGAAGCCATCAACCGCTTAGCCCACACCTTGACAGCATCAGATATTGGTGATAAGATCATGCCTCATTTCATGGTTCACCAGGTTCCGACGGGTTTACTGGGACTCATCGTTGCCGCTATCATGGCGGCTGCTATGAGCACGATTAGCTCCAGTATGAACGCTTCGGCAACCATTTTCTTAGTTGACATTTATCAGCGCTACATTAAGCCAGACGTTACGTCCAAACAATCCCTAAAAATCCTATACGGAGCCACCGTAGTATTTGGCTTGCTGGGCATGACGACCGGAATTGCGATGATAGGCGTAAAAAGTGTACTGGATGCCTGGTGGCTGTTGTCCGGCATATTTGCCAGTGGTATGCTTGGCCTGTTTTTATTAGGTATCATATCTCGTTCCACGAAAGGACCTGAGGCACTCACAGCAACCCTCATCGGCCTTCTGGTTATTATCTGGATGACGTTCTCAGCGTTTATACCAAATCAATTGGCGACATTGCGAAGCCCATTTCACCAGAATATGATTATGGTACTCGGTACGCTTACGATCTTTTTAACGGGGCTTCTTTTAACCCGTCGATCCGCAAAAAGCAGGGTGTTAGAACATCCCGTTGATCGCAATGAGCCACAACAACAAGCTTAACACTAAACACCTATTATCGTTAACTCACTATATATTATGTCCGAATTAGCTAATTCCACGCAACCACTACCTTACGGACTCATTCCGGTTATGCTAACGCCATTCCTGGACAACGGAGCCGTCGATTATTCCGGATTACATCAGCTAACGGATTATTATCTCAATGCGGGAGCAGCAGGTTTGTTTGCTAACTGCCTCTCGAGTGAAATGTATGAACTAACGGACGATGAACGGCTGGCCACGACCAGACAGGTCGTTCAGCAGGCAGGTGGCCGTGTTCCCGTTGTCGCTACCGGGACATTCGGGGGAGCACTCGATCAACAGGCTGATTTTGTTAAACGTATATACGATACCGGTGTACAAGCGGTTATTGTTATCACCGGTCAGCTGGTGACACCCCAGGATAGTGATCAAACCTTTCTAGACCGTATAGGGACGCTGTTGGATATGACCCCCGGCGTACCGCTTGGGTTGTACGAATGTCCAGTTCCTTACAAACGGTTGATTACGGCAGATATTCTGGCTCAATTGCTGCCAACTGGTCGATTGATCTACCATAAAGACACGAGCTTGGATGAAGAAGAGGTAAAAAACCGTCTTGCCGTTGCACAGGGGTATAATTTTGGTTTGTACGATGCCTACATGGTCAACGCCGTTTCCTCTTTGCGGGCCGGGGCAGCGGGCTTATCCTGCATCCAGGCGAATATTTTCCCTGAACTACTGGTCTGGCTATGCAACCATGTCAATGATCCTGACCTGCAAGCAGAGGTTGATGAGGTGCAGCAATTTTTAGTAGATTGTATGGATCTGGTTCATTCTGCTTACCCAACGATTGCCAAGTACGCCCTGCAACAACGTGGCTTACCAATTTCCTTATACACTCGTCGCCAGGTCGAACCACTCACAGACAATTTACGTACCGGTATCGATCAACTGCTAGCTAAATTAAACAAGTTTACAAAAGCGATGCACGTTAGCGAGATATAGCTATCGCTTCTCAGTGCGCCCTATTCTTTAAATTTGCGGGTAATTATTGGTAAGTAGTTCATTACAAGTGATTTATTTTAAAACATAGGCGTGAGTTATGAAAATCTTCAGCCTATGCTATTTTTGATACAAATACTCAAAAAATAGACCTGCCCTTCATTCGAATGGCAGGTCTATTTTTTAGATAAAAAGATGCAATTGGCAGGTTTTTATATGTACGCGTCTGACCAGTAAAGTATCCTGAGCAGGTGTTCGCCCTCTAAACGATTAACGAAGGCTAAATTATGATAAATTCGTACACTCAATTGATATAATTTATTAAAGGATAAATAGTGTTTACCATTTAGTTTTACAGAAAATTAAGTTAATTCTGAGAAACGTTAAAAAATAACCCCACCACTCCCACTTATTTCATGAACGTATTGGACATTATTCATAGAGCTTGATAGCGCTATGGAGGACTATTGTACAAATTTATTGCTCGCGTCTGGCCCGCACGAGGTAAATAGCTGTGTCCTTTTTTGATTATGTCCACAACGTCTTGCTCTGATTCACTCTAACTATTGCTATGAAAGAACGACTATTTACCCTATTACTTTTCGTGGTTGGGCCTTATACCGGCATACTGCCGACAGTGGCCTTTCCCAGTAACAATCATGTACGTTTGCATCCGGCTGGCGGTTGGCATGCTGTGGAGATTACCGTTCAGGGACGGGTAACGGATAAAGAAAAAGGAGAGGGTATTCCAGGCGTCAATGTGGTCCTGAAAGGTACCCAGAAAGGAACTACCACCGACGTGAACGGTAATTATTCAATTGCGATCAACTCAACGACCGATGTGTTAGTGTTTAGCTCGGTTGGTTTCGGGGCTCAGGAGATAACCGTCGGAAATCAAACGTCGATCAATGTTATTCTGGAGTCGGATTCAAGAACATTGGGCGAGGTGGTTGTCGTTGGTTACGGGTCGCAGTCACGGCGTAACGTTACGGGTTCGGTGGCCAAAGTCGATATGAAACAAACCGAAAACCTGCCTAACACGAACGTAACGCAATCCTTACGGGGCCGGGTAGCCGGTGTGCAGTTTACCGACAGTGGCCGTCCCGGTCAAAATGGCTCCATCCTGATTAGAGGTCCCCGGTCGTTGGGTGGCGGTAACGATCCGCTGATTGTTTTGGACGGAATTTTCTTCAACGGCAGTTTGGCCGATATTAATCCGAATGACATCGAGTCGATGGAAATCCTTAAGGATGCCAGCGCTGCGGCTATTTATGGATCACGGGCTGCTAACGGGGTTATTCTCATTACCTCGAAACGGGGAACAACCCGCAAACCTACCATCCGGATCAATGCCTTTAGCGGTGTTTCAGAAATCGGACGCACGGTCAAGCTACTGAGTCCCGAGCGATATCTGCAAAAAACGCTGGATTACCGTGCACAAAGTGGCTTACCGTCGGACCCGGCCAATGTAGCTAGTTATCTAACCACAACCGAGGCCGCCAACTACAAAGCAGGCAATACAATCGATCCC
Protein-coding regions in this window:
- a CDS encoding sodium:solute symporter; protein product: MKSLPVADLSIILLYLISMVLVGVYFSRKNKNADQFTTASGKIPGWAIGMSLYATFLSSNTFLGVPGKAFGGNWNAFVFSLSMPLAAWVAANYFVPFYRSTGEVSAYSHLEKRFGAWARTYAVICFLLTQLARMGSIFFGIALSLQALTSYSMTSIMVVVGICIIIYTVLGGMEAVIWTEVAQGVIKTVGALVILYLVITHVDGGIPRILSMGTAHDKFSLGSFAPDFTTSTFWVVLLYGFFINLNNFGMDQNYVQRYHTTTSVTDATRSIWLCVYLYVPISLVFFVLGSCLYTYYQVHPELMDQVRYQVASERLPNQTPEAINRLAHTLTASDIGDKIMPHFMVHQVPTGLLGLIVAAIMAAAMSTISSSMNASATIFLVDIYQRYIKPDVTSKQSLKILYGATVVFGLLGMTTGIAMIGVKSVLDAWWLLSGIFASGMLGLFLLGIISRSTKGPEALTATLIGLLVIIWMTFSAFIPNQLATLRSPFHQNMIMVLGTLTIFLTGLLLTRRSAKSRVLEHPVDRNEPQQQA
- a CDS encoding dihydrodipicolinate synthase family protein codes for the protein MSELANSTQPLPYGLIPVMLTPFLDNGAVDYSGLHQLTDYYLNAGAAGLFANCLSSEMYELTDDERLATTRQVVQQAGGRVPVVATGTFGGALDQQADFVKRIYDTGVQAVIVITGQLVTPQDSDQTFLDRIGTLLDMTPGVPLGLYECPVPYKRLITADILAQLLPTGRLIYHKDTSLDEEEVKNRLAVAQGYNFGLYDAYMVNAVSSLRAGAAGLSCIQANIFPELLVWLCNHVNDPDLQAEVDEVQQFLVDCMDLVHSAYPTIAKYALQQRGLPISLYTRRQVEPLTDNLRTGIDQLLAKLNKFTKAMHVSEI